In the bacterium genome, one interval contains:
- a CDS encoding AAA family ATPase, giving the protein MLTALRIGNFKAFAESQRIPVRPLTLIYGANSSGKSSVLHSMILARHAQETGDLDVHRTNVG; this is encoded by the coding sequence ATGCTGACAGCCCTTAGAATCGGAAATTTCAAGGCCTTTGCAGAATCGCAGCGAATTCCCGTCCGTCCCTTGACCTTGATCTATGGTGCGAACAGTTCCGGAAAATCGAGCGTGCTGCACAGCATGATTCTCGCCCGTCATGCGCAGGAGACGGGCGATCTGGATGTTCATCGCACCAATGTGGGT